Genomic segment of Leuconostoc mesenteroides subsp. mesenteroides:
TACCACCAATATACATTAACATCATAGTTAATAACACGGTTGCTGAGCTCATAGAATCGAAGTTAAATTGTGCAAATCCTGCGGTACGATATGAAATAGACATAAATAAAGTATCGAAAATGCGATTTATGGGTTGGATGTCTTGGGCAAAGTTCATATTATGTTCAGTCAATTCAAACAACACCCACCCACCCACAATTAAAACACCTGTCATGACAAGTGCTAGTTTGGAGTGTAATGTTAGGCGATGTGTTGTTCGATATATGAGTAGATCACGCCAGACTAAGAACCCGAGAGAACCAGCCACAATTAGGAAGGCAATAATTAGTAGAATCCAAGGTTGATTATTATAGGCAGCTGTACCATGAGGTAAAATTGAGAAACCTGAATTACCGAATGCTGAAATGGCATGGAATACGGCATAAAACATACCATGCTTCCAACCAAAATCATGTATAAAGAAGGGTGCCAGCAACATTGCGCCGATACTTTGAATAATAACCGATAGTTTAATAACATACCTAAACACTACCCGTGTATCATAGAGGCTTTGCAGGTTATACACTTCCTGCACCATCATTTTACTTTTTAAATCCATTTTTTTTCGGGTGGCTGTAAACAACAGTACTGAAAATGACATAAATCCTAGTGCGCCAATTTCAATTAAAACCATGATGACAATTTGACCAAAGGTGGTCCAATGAGTCGCTGTGTCGACAACAGTGAGGCCGGTAACTGATGCTGCTGAAGTAGCTGTAAATAAGCCATCCATGAAGGTGTGTCCCACATTACCATGGTAACTAAAGGGCAGCATTAGCAATAATGCACCAGATGTAATGACTGTTAAGAAGCCTAATGACAATCGTTGCGGCATTGATATGCGTGACCAAAAATTATGACGTTGTGATTTGTCATGAAATTTTTGCATTTCAGCTGCAGTGGGTAAATCAATTTTTCTAGACATTTTTATTTTTGTAGGGTTCTTTCTCAAAATGGGTTCTTGTTCAACAGAGGTATATTACCTTGGTTTAATTATACACTGTGGGTGGTAAAATCGGATATTTTTGGATAGTGTATTGCTTAAAATCAGCTACTTAGTAGCATGGATTATTTATGACGGGTTTGAATTGACTTATTGTAGTTTTTCATTTGTATCATTGCTAGTAAGTCATGGACAATGTTTAATAAACGAACACAAAAAGCAAGACACATTAGTCTTGCTTTTTGTGTTTGTTATAAATTAGATAGATACTTTTTCATCCGGTTCTGAAAATCAACTAGTGGTTCCGGTTCAGGATGGCTCATCCAGACAGAAATAAATGATGTGAGCATTTCAATTAAGTATTCAGTGGTTAGAATGTCAGCAGCCAATTTAGGACTGTATCGTGTAATTAGTGATAAATACTTGGATTTGATAAATGAAATCCAAGTATTTCTAATATATGGGCGTGTATATAAAAGATGTAGCTCCTCTTTCTTCTCGTAGAGCATCGGCACCATATCGTTAATAAAAACTGATATAAGGTTATCGTTGGTGGATAAGCTTGTTTCTACCTTGATTTTAACGTCTTTGTCAATTCGGTTGATTACAGCATAAAATAAATCATCATATGAGGGATAATATTGTTTAATTTTTTGAATAGTGATGCCAGAAGTTTTTTCTAGCTGTTTGAGGCTAGGTCTATCTTCTCTGTTCGAATGCATATTGGCTAGGAAAGACAGTAAAATGAGCTCTTCATCATTGTCTTCGCACGGATTAGTTGGTGGAATAATAAAGAAATCTAAGGGTAAATCAAACTTTTCAATAATTAAGAGCATCATTTCTGTTGTAGGGCGCCCTTT
This window contains:
- a CDS encoding Trk family potassium uptake protein — encoded protein: MSRKIDLPTAAEMQKFHDKSQRHNFWSRISMPQRLSLGFLTVITSGALLLMLPFSYHGNVGHTFMDGLFTATSAASVTGLTVVDTATHWTTFGQIVIMVLIEIGALGFMSFSVLLFTATRKKMDLKSKMMVQEVYNLQSLYDTRVVFRYVIKLSVIIQSIGAMLLAPFFIHDFGWKHGMFYAVFHAISAFGNSGFSILPHGTAAYNNQPWILLIIAFLIVAGSLGFLVWRDLLIYRTTHRLTLHSKLALVMTGVLIVGGWVLFELTEHNMNFAQDIQPINRIFDTLFMSISYRTAGFAQFNFDSMSSATVLLTMMLMYIGGTPGSTAGGIKTTTLGVLILQTHAALRGKKDVVFSHRRLSHENIVRALLLVFVSLSFLGILSFLLMLTQEHTTHYGLEYIIFEVVSAFATTGLTLGLTPHLTTFGQVIIMLAMFIGRVGIYTVMFSILNVHDDKAPFRYPEESVIIG
- a CDS encoding helix-turn-helix domain-containing protein produces the protein MEIGNKIKALRKKNGLTQQQFAEKLYISFQSVSNWERHKGRPTTEMMLLIIEKFDLPLDFFIIPPTNPCEDNDEELILLSFLANMHSNREDRPSLKQLEKTSGITIQKIKQYYPSYDDLFYAVINRIDKDVKIKVETSLSTNDNLISVFINDMVPMLYEKKEELHLLYTRPYIRNTWISFIKSKYLSLITRYSPKLAADILTTEYLIEMLTSFISVWMSHPEPEPLVDFQNRMKKYLSNL